The following is a genomic window from Spirosoma foliorum.
TCCCAAATTTTGTGGGGATGGTAATAAAAGAACCTCCTTTCTTCGTTTTGGGCAACATCAAAACCAGATCGGAGGTCTTTTTATGCCCAAGACATACCAGCGATAAAAAGGAGATTTTTCCTCCAAAGTCATCAGCCACGACCTTTTTAGCGACCAAAGCCCAACACTAAGTCAGTAACTTCTTCCGCAGTAAGAAGTGGACAGCACTTCTGTTATAGCAGTCCGCCGTTACGGATGATAGGTGTATGGAATCGCCATTAAACACGATCTGAAGCCTGCTCCTTTTCATTTGCCATTCTTTTCAAATCGTTCAGACCCCAGTCCTGCATCACATACAAAATAGGAATTAGCGATTGACCGTATTCCGTAACCTTGTATTCGACGCGTGGTGGAATTTCGGGATAAATGATCCGCTCAAGAATACCATCTTCTTCCAGCTCCCGCAATTGATTAACCAGCATTTGCTTGCTGATAGCGGGCACCGCTTTTTGTAGCCGGCTAAACCGATTGCAATTTTTACTGATGGCATAAATCAGTAACGGTTTCCACTTGCCGCCTATCCGGTTCAGACAATGGGTAACCGGACAATTGTTCGGGTTAAAATCCTTGTTCTTTCTCGAATTTTCCATTAGTCTAAAAAAATGTACTAGTACCGGTTATCTTGACTACTTGTCACTTATAGACAAAGGTAACAACTTTGCTTGCGCTAAAACGGGCAGTTGACTATTGGTACCCAAAAGACCTCCAGGCACCCTATGCACGTCCAAAACGAGACTTCTAACAATACAAGGAAATGACAGTCGATCAAGTTAAACAATCTATTCTGGGCAGTTGGAAAAGCATCGCTCCTGAAATCCGACCAAGCATCAGCAAAAGCACCGACGGCAGCATGAAGCCGTTTTACCTCACGCGGGATTTCAC
Proteins encoded in this region:
- a CDS encoding winged helix-turn-helix transcriptional regulator — encoded protein: MENSRKNKDFNPNNCPVTHCLNRIGGKWKPLLIYAISKNCNRFSRLQKAVPAISKQMLVNQLRELEEDGILERIIYPEIPPRVEYKVTEYGQSLIPILYVMQDWGLNDLKRMANEKEQASDRV